tattattgtcTTGTCGCGCCAAATTATTGAAAaagttatataattattttatgaatatttttatattggttAATATGACCATGAgatcacgggttcaagccttggaaacagcctctggcagaaatgcaaggcaaggctacgtacaatagacccttgtggtcaggcccttccccggaccccgcgcatagcggaagctttagtgcaccgggctgccctttttttttggttaaatcGAAAATCGAACCATTAGGGACCAAAAAAATAGACTGAAAAtcgataaaaaatatcttattgatttgtatcttattgatttgttattggtttagcatatttcaaaattaaaaatcgaaccaataatatataaaattgaacCAAACTGACTAATGCACACTCTTAGTAGAGATGATAAAATGTATACAAATCTGACATCTCTCTCAAATATAGAGCCAAAATCTAACACTatacatcaattaatatgataatgatgataatacaTATACTCATAATAATCATTATTTGTTAAGAAATATGTAATAACTAAAATTGAACAAGGAAgcataacttcttttttttgggatcaactaaaaaaaaatgacataaattccgacaaaaaaagtaaaaatttataAGAATTATTCacttttttacttgtcaaatattctaaaaatttccaaaaagcACAAAGTCTATACATTAGGGCACGCTGAGCAGAGCAACACTGACACATCCATTAGCCATTGAAGATGAAGAGAATTTCTCTGCGAAATGGCAATGCTATTCCCTTTATCTCTTTCTTCCCTAATTCACATTCTGCTTCCGCAATTACAGTAAAGGGTAAAGTTGGGTTAAACAGTAGCAATTTTGACAAAGTAAAGAGTTTAGATGATGCTGTGAATCTCTTCAATCAAATGGTTAGAATGAAACCTCTTCCTTCAGTTGTCGATTTCTCTAAATTGTTTAAGAATATGATAAGTATGAAGCATTACTCTGCTGTCCTTTCTCTTTTTCGAGAAATGCAGAAATTGGGTATCCCAATTAGTGAATTCATATTGAGTGGTGTGATTAATAGTTATTGTCTGATGCATCGTTCTGATTATGCATTTTCGGTGTTACCCATTTACTTGAAGAGTGGCATTCCATTTGATGTTGTAACCTTTACCACTCTAATAAGGGGAATCTTTGCTGAAAATAAGATTAAAGATGcagttgaattgttcaaaaaatTGGTGAGAGAGAAGATTTGTGAGCCCAACGAAGTCATGTATTCAACTGTCATGAAAGGGCTTAGCAAAAGGGGGCATACTGAAAAAACTTTAAGTTTGCTCCGTTTAATGGAACAAGGGAGCACTAAGCCCAACATATATATCTACACCATTGCTGTTGATGCCCTTTGCAAAGATGGAAACTTAGATGCTGCTATCACTCTTTTGAATGAGATGAAGCAGAGAGGCATTCTTCCTGATGTAGTCACATATAGTTCATTAATTGATGGTTTGTGTAGGATGGGTCAGTGGGGAAAGGTTAAGATATTGTTATCAGAGATGGTGAACCACAATATTTATCCAAATGTGCTCACCTTCAACATACTAATCGATGGACTATGCAAAGAAGGGAAAGTTGAAGATGCAGAGGAAGTAATGAAACACATGGTTGAAAAGGGTGTAGAGCCTAATATAATCACCTACAATGCAATAATGGATGGGTATTGTTTGCGTGGTCAACTAGATAGAGCGAGGAGAATTTTTGATATCTTGATAGATAAGGGCATTGAGCCTAGCAGTTTTAGCTATAGCATACTAATAAACGGATACTGTAAGAACAAGAATTTGGCTAAGGCCATGCAATTGTTTTGTGAAATTTCTCAAAAGGGATCAAAACCTGATATTGTTACCTACAATACTATCTTGCAAGGTCTGTTTGAAGTTGGAAGAACTGGTGAAGCAAAACAAATTTACGGTGAGATGCTATTTGCGGGTACCAAGCCGAATGTATACACTCATGCCATTTTGCTCAATGGTTATTTTAAGTGCGGACTTGTTGAAGAAGCTATGTCACTCTTTAATAAGTTAGAAAGAAGCAGAGAATATACTAATAATGCATTTTATAATGTTGTCATTAACGGATTGTGCAAAAATGGTAAACTTAATGAAGCGCATGCTGTTTTCGAGAAGCTTTCTTTCCTTGGATTGTTCCCGGATGTGAGAACATACACTGTAATGATAAATGGATTTTGTCTTGAAGGGTTGTTTGATGAAGCTAAAGATATTCTAAGAAAAATGGAAGACAACGGTTGTTCTCCAAACAATGTCACTTATAATGTTATTTTGCAAGGATTTCTCAGGTGCAACAAAATTATTGAAATGACATCTTTTATGAAGGAAATGGCTGGAAGGGGTTTCTCATTTGATGCAACTACAACTGAGTTTTTGGTAAACATTGTAAGAGAGAATCCTTCTGTCCTTGACATGATACCAGAGCTTCACTCGAAAAATAAGAAGTGAATATTTCTTTTGTTTGGTTCATTTGGCTACGCTATCACTGTCCTGCAAAAGAAATGACACCCAATGCATTTTCCAAATGTGATGGCAATTAGAACATTGCTTGAGCTTTCCAGACAACCTGTTGAGGAGGTACATCAGTTTTGATTTGAGAAAAAATGGTGACCATACTCAGTctcttaaaaaagaaataatggtAAGTTCCCTTTTATGTACACATTATAAGTCTagtaatatcattttcagtGCTATTTTGTATCTTCAGAAACATCGAAATATTCATGTTTTTGAGTAAACCCtcccaaagaaaaaaaatatctattaatattttcttttgccGATTTCTCCAGCATTGCTTGTAAATCAAGCAGCAAATTTTGTTGGCATAAAACTGGGCCAAGACATATCCTAGTAGATCCTGCTTTTGGTTTTTGAGGCTTAAAATAGCTTACATAGTGTGTAGATCTGCTCTTAGTTAGCTCAGATTAGTTCATCTGCCTAAGACTAACGTAAAATTGACTgatgattttttcttatattgtCTAGTATGAAATTCTATTGTATTGGAGCTCATTTCCCAATCAGCTTACTTACAGTTAGTCCAGATTGTCTTACCTGGAGGGTTGATTTTGTAATCTAGAACACCTAGTTCTACGAACAGCTTCATCCTATGGAAGCAAATCGAAACAAATTTTCCCTTGAGACTGATATGTCCAAACACTTATCTGCTCTCTGTAATTCTTTCATACAGCAGCATTCAGAAAATCAAGATGAATAGCTTTAGTCTGctatatttttggtgtaaacaagaTTTGGTGGGGGAGGTAGAAAGTTTAGTGGACTTTATAGCTCAATTGTAAAGTTTTTACCCAGTTTTTGGCTTTTGAAATTACCCCCTGGGGGCTGTAAATCCCACCTGATCAGGTTTTGCTGTTGTGTTTTGATGTGAATATAAAGTTacctttatccaaaaaaaaaaaaaaactttcataCAGTTTAGTGGTGTActatgggattatactgggtttgttgttgttgttgttgttgttgttgttgttgtacagtTTAGTGGTGTTATTTAAGATTTGAGTCTTTACTATGCTTTTGTGACAATCTTGCTGTCGTTTTCATTTCTTGTGCCATCATATCAAGTTCCATCATTGTAGTTCTGTTATCTTAACTTGATGCTTTGACATCTGACTTTAATCTTaagagaaatataaaaaataaaaaaaagggcagcccggtgcactaagagAAATATCAGTGAAAGAATTGTTGACTACGATTTGTTTAAACTATTGTTATGATTCCTCTGAGTGGAAGTGATGTATGTTGTGAAATGCTATATGTGATACATCTAAGACTAATTCTTAACTTAGCGCgttcaatttttctttgttaACTCTTTGTAGGGTATCCTGGAAATTCAATTGCCTTCTGGTGGTGTAGTATCTATACAGTGTACTGCTTTTAGGCTGGACTGCTGCAATACTATTCCagtgttcataaacttcatgcGTTCTCCATTGGTGAGAAACTAAAGGTGGGGGGAGTTGGGGTACATGAGCCTTGCAAGGCTATTTGTATGATATAGACCTCTTAGCATTTTCTTGTTGTAGTATTGTTCTGTGTTTTTGTTACTTACTGTCTCTTGGACTTCCAGTACGTCTTTTCTCTAGACTGTTTTTAtcttgagccgagggtttatcagaaacagtctctctacctcaTCTTTGAGTTAGAAGTAAGGTCtacatacactctaccctccccagaccccactttgtgGCACTACACGgcgtatgttgttgttgttggccTTTAGCATGTGATTGATTGGCATCGACTGCTCCATTTTGACGATGTACGATCTTTTTGATGTGTTTTAGATGGAGCATGGCTTTTATTGTGTGGCCTAAGTGGTAGCTAAAGTGGCATCTGATGCAGTAAGACTTTCATGACTTCTATACTTCTAGTTGAAGTATCCTTACCTAGTTGTATTTTTTAGTATTCGCATCATTTCTTGTTCATCCATTGTACTATTACTTGTTTCTTTTGCTGTGTGTATCCCTCAACTTTGTTGTCGCTATTTTCCTTTCATTCATGCTTtgatttttacattttttttaagtCGAGGGCTATCAGAAATAACTTTTCTACCTTTGTAGGGATAAGGTATGCGTACATCCTACCTTCCTCTCacccccacttgtgggattttactgtgtttgttattgttgttgttgacttGGAATTGACGGTCAAGTCGACCTATAAATAAAAGGGTTTTACtttatttaaacttttaaaatttgaatttcagTTTTAAATTACAACTGACATACATGTTCATCAAATAAAACACCTTTCTTCTAACCTCTATAAATTACGTTGTTCTTGAGAGTGGCTTATCGCTTTGCAATACACATTTTGGCTTTATTGTAGTCCTAAAGAAACTTTTTTGTATTCTCCTAAATAAATAAGGATAGTGATTTTTGCACGCTTTAaagttttctttcaattttgtgTTTCTATTTTTCTAACACAGACATTTCACTTGCCAGATAACTGCATCAGATACACTCTTGTTGTTATCCTTTGGAGATGTTCGTCTCGTTGCAAATGAATGTAGGGATGAGCTGAACCATTTAAATGCCTACATACAAGGAGGTATTAGATGATGATGGCAAGAAATAAATGGATCATGCCCTTAATCTTGTAAACAGCAACATTCTTTGGTTTACTGAACTATTTTTGCAGTCAAGTGTGTTTATGGTTTTCTTTAAATGTAGGGGAAATGGGGGAGGGAGTTAAAAGGTGCGGGAATCGAACGCTCACCAACAAGGTGAATGTTCAAGAAGTTAACCAATTGAGTTATTAAGATTTCTCGGTGTGCTTGTGACCGACAATTGCTTGATATTGACATATTCTTGGACTTGTTTTTTAGGCTTTTAAATGCTGGAACATATGTATCTAGTACGACCTTTCAAATTTGTGAGTTTGCCCTCTTTTGTAGCTATATCCTTTTTCTTGGCAAcattttttttgcattttgaACAACCTGCTCTACTCTCCATCTATGCTACATAATAACGTATGGTATTATTTAGTACTATGTTTGGCAGGAATTTTGGGCCTATATGTATAACTATTAGGgatcgtttggtttgaatacaagttatgatgggGTTAATTATGATGGGATAAGCTATAttgagattagttatgatggATAAGTTATactgagattatttcttattgagtgtTTAGTTTGTTGTTTGGTAGGAATTTTGGGCCTATGTATAACTATTAGGGccgtttggtttgaatacaaatTATGATGGGATTAGTTATGGTGAGATAAGTTATATTGGATTAGTTATAGGGCAGCCcagtgcacttaagctcccgctatgcgcagggtccggggaagggcccgaccacaagggtctattgtacgcagccttaccttgcatttctgtcagaggctgttttcaatgcttgaacccgtgacctactggtcacatggcagcaactttaccagttactccaaggagATAAGTTATATTGGATTAGTTAtgctaaaattatattttgttgagtgtttggtttgttgtattcaaaataatatgcattgcataaattttaataataggctgtttgtttacaaaaatacctttcactttatttgttttttatattttctttgcaagctttagttattcaatattcattcttaaaataaaactttcatcttctttacattaaatatttttatgtgtgcatTTTCATGATGTtcgtatgtatttaaaaataaaactttcctcttatttaatttttaaatagaatttttattttaagtttgttaaaataaaaatggattTATGAgcaatcaaaatataaataaacataagaattagttaaaaaaattataaattaaaattatactatatagtgtaatatttttatagaacaaatatgaagaattattataaaaataaggagtgaatgttgttatatatagtattaaaaataatgtaaatatatatatgaatgtgaaaagtgagGTATATAAAACATTTAAAGggatatatttgtcatttatctattttattttggaTAACTTATTCCGGGATTAATATATCATTCAAGAGGAGGGATAACTTATTCAGGTATTATTTATTAATCCCGAGATAAGTTATCCGGATTTGTCAACTAAACACCAACTTAAAGTATAACTATAATTTAATCCCgaaattatttggtgttatccttcacaccaaacgacccttAGTTATACACCCTAAATTATTTGgtggtattagtaatacattTGTTTAATATCATGGGATTAAGCTATGTAAAGACAAAAATACCATTCAAATCCTTTTAatcattttgtttattttatgttttatatttgtactagtaaatttatttaaataaattagcttACAAATTTTAGAATTAAAATTGGTCTGATTTTCTATTGATTTAAAAGTCgatctatttttgatagtaaCAATTAGTTTTTAGATCCATATTATTAGTTGGACCAAAAATGCTTCACTTTAGCAAATTTAAGAAACTTTTTAATCATGCTCTTATGAATTCCTAAAGCAATTTAAAATTAACAAGCAATACAAATTGGattgaaaattaaatattcGTCAAGTTCATAAATGACCCTAAAATGAGTTGCTCTTGATATGTAAGAAaagttttatattaaaaatgatCTCCATTAGACGTAATTTCCTCTAAATATTCATGTAAATTTTAGTCtttgaaaaataaacaaatatttttagtgtTTATACGTTATCAAAAAACGGGATGAGATAGACGGTAGAAGTCAAAAGGGTTAGCGCATGCATCGGTCGATTCGATTCAGTTTTATGTATTATcggtttttaatttttaaatacgctAAACCAAAAACAAAACTAGTAAGATACTTTTTATCGGTTTTTTTAGAAATCACCATTGCAGCAGCCTGAGAGTTGCAATTTCTAGAGAGAAGCTTGAAAAGAAGAGTGTAAAGTTTTAGAGAGAGGAAATGTTTATTCTGAAAATATCTACACATACATTCTGATTACTTTTACTTAGCAAAGCTAAGTATACTCTAATCTCAACTAACTCCCTTAATTAGCGTGGGACCCACATCTAAcaaaaacacacacacataatACTAACACCACTAACTAACACATTATTTACACCAACTAACTATCATTTACACCATGTGCTTATATGTGCATAGCACATGTTAATGTTCAATAGTTTTAACTTCATCGGTTTTGATCCTTAACAATTCAGTTGTCGTTTTAACTAATAAGAAAAtgcttataaaataattatatcacTTCTCCAATGATTTAACGCGACATGCTCAGAAAATAGATTCACTAGTAACTAACATAAAAGGACTATACCAGtgcaataataaaaaaaaactaagacAATAATGTGAATTGAAGGATAAATGGCAAATGTACTAACTAATATTTTGCTCTAAATTTAATATGCCTTAATGAGTTTGTAAACATCAaatttttgagccaaaataaataaataatcaagactgaaaaattagagtaataaagtgtaatatttgatttcaaaatgtagtgtgtgttacaatctctatgataattctctgattcttcaagtaatatgaaatatgttgaacctgaatttgatttagagtcaagggcttgaatagcttgatcttgaatcttcgttttcaaatttggatttgaattattcatcacgaacacttgtacggttatgatgaataataaatatgaagaagtaacttgatctcgaactttttgatatttgccTTCGTTTTttatcttgaacttgaatttgattacttgaactttatagttttgtagagaatttgcggcctTTGATCCACGATCTCTCTTcatgcttcttgttcttcaaaaaaaaacctttctgagaataatgaggacccctatttatagttgtagggagtggtatgcttgtgtgatttgattggtctatttgaactgaccaatcagatacCTTTGGTGAAAAGCTTCAATTTGATTGGTCataacatgtcacatatacacgtgatATTATTCTagtgactcatttaatttgacttgaattaccacagaactttgacatgtggcatgattttagtggcttatttaatttgacttgaattgtcacctaactttggcacatgacataattctagtgacttatttaatttgacttgtaTTGTCACATAACattgacacgtggcatgattttagtggtctatttaatttgacttgaattgccacctaactttggcacataACATAATTCTAGAgccttatttaatttgatttggcaTGACACGTcacttgacacatggcatcaaaatgggcctctaggatgagatgatattggacTTAACAAAGTGGACTCAtttttatagcccaaatcaatggatttgaatttttaattaaatccacatttgttggacttaaataattgacccaattttattaatccataatatttatttggactaatatatcttgaatttaatataaattgaatcattttataaatttatatttaataaattttaaatgattacaaatgccccatgcttcaagtcttgtcaaaatattttattttttgaagactggcttgaagtattaacttaatattttaattgagatcaaaattaaattatacatgTAAACCTCGCACGCCATAATCGGATAAAGGCCAAAAATTGAAGGACCTATATAAGCATGACAATCAAAGTtataataatacaacaacaataacaacccagtgaaatcccacatcatggggtctgggagggtaaaatatacgcagaccttactcctacttAAGTAGGACGATCGTCTTTaagagaccctcgactcaaaagaagcataaaaagagatcagataaggctaagaagttcaaagagATATGGGAAAGTAAATAACGAATAACGTAAATAActaaagcgacacagataaagtAAAGTGGagtagagtaatcaaagtacagaaagtaatagagagataataacaaataataacagaagttagagcacaagaaattatcgtgcgctaatgcgcctactaatacgaaagaataacgagactatatactagccttctaccctaatatgggtcctccacacccttcaatctaaggtcatgtcctcgttaagttgtaactgtgccatgtcttgtctaatcacctctctccaatatttcttcggcctacccctacctcttctaaaatCATCCAtggtcaacctctcacacctccgcattggggcatctgtgtctctcctcttcacatgcctaaaccatctcagtcgcatttcctgcatcttgtcttccaccgaggccactcctaccatgtcctgaatagcctcatttctaatcatgtcactcctagtatgcccacatatccatctcaacattctcaccttggctactttcatcttttgaacgtagaataccttaactggccaacactccgccatATATAACATAGCCTGTCTAACCAGcaatttgtagaacttgcccttaagttatggtgacaccttcttgtcacatagcacaccggaagagagtttccatttcatccaccctaatCCAATAAGATGTGTGAAATCCTCGTCAATCTCCCTGCTGCCTTGCATAATAGACCCAaaatacttgaaactacttttcttttggatggcctagtCACctagcctaacttccgcgccaacctcatgAGGTGCCttactgaacttgcactctaagtactctgtcttggtcctactcagcttaatccctctagactccaaggtatgtcgcCAAACCTccaacttagcgttaactccgctacgagtctcatcgatcagaaCTATGTCATCctcgaaaagcatacaccatggcacctcaccttgaatttatcgcgtcaatccatccatcaccaaggcaaataaaaatggactaaggaTTGATCCTTGATGTAACCCCATCGCAATTGGGAAGTGCTCTAAGTCCCCTCATACTGTCCTTACCCTTGTTTTGGCAtactcatacatgtccttgatcaccctaatgtacgtcacaggtacacctttagcctccaaacatctccatagtatctctcgttaaactttatcgtaagacttttctagatcgatgaataccatatgcaagtccctcttcttCTCCCTATACTACTCcactagtctcctcataagatggatagcTTCTGTAGTTGAACATCCCGGCATAAATCTGaactggttctctaaaatagacacaTCTCTCCTAACTCTTTtttccacactttcatagtatggcttagaagcttgatacctctattattattgcagctctggatatcccccttatttttgtatagcGGGATCATTACGCTTGACCTCTATTCTTCGGGCATCATTGTtttcttaaagatgacattaacctagtcagccactccaaaccaaCCAAACTcacgctcttccaaaattccccagggatCTCATCAGGTTCGGTCGCTCTCCCACCGCGCATCCTACGCATAGCACACTTAACCTCTTTGACCGTAATACTGCAACACCCAACATCGTAAAGCCTTCCTggatgttccaaatctcccaacacaatctccctatccccttcttcattcaataGTTTTTGGAAGTACGCCTTccatctctgtttaataagaatctcctctaccaatacttttccatgctcttCCTTAATGCACTTTatttgatccacatcgcgtgcccttttATCCCGCGCCCaggctagcttgaacaatttcaTTGTAACACCCAGAATTGTTTTtacaaagactcgaacatttcttcacgtgtgtgtagacttgaaccggaggacttgtaatctTACACATGAGTTAGTTAGGGGTCAAAGGTTTAAAGTCcacaaaatgtaactacaattgtatgagcaaagaatagatatggaatccagaggtaccaactccagttgaaatgaacctAGTTGCCGCCGAAAAATATTGTTTAATGAAGTAATAATTCATTGAGGAATTTCATAGAACaccttaaaacatttatgtaatatggaacataatgtaatgcatgcataataaatcatatagatatcatttaaaacattcattttgtgggaaaatgaccataaccgacatttaagaccatgcgagctattacattgaatccaacataaccccctacgtaggccggggagactacttgtcaggttgaactccgtcaatttcattcatttctttaactttaactttaagggctttcattgATCTATTAGTCTaagcctataagggctcctatgttggcacatagttaatgggacaaaaggttgctactaggattcccttaccgaatcccacctcaatgactcattcggttctaagtcaaccccacgaaatagtttaatacttcaaaatagtcatagtatatagcttcagaattcaaatatcatattaggtataataactcattaaaatatttggtaattcaaatatgcaagaattgtccttattgcataaagaatccatcattcatatcatttcatcattcttttatttcataagactcccttttgatcatagatattgctttcataaacattcatttggagtcaaagctttcaagtcaaactttattgaaaatatagtaaaactaggtgggttcaaatcacttcaacttgcaaacatgtatgtaaataaaaatacataaatactttgaaatccattaattaaaaatcatgctttaaataacccaccatgaatttcaaaaacctttaaagagataaatagagaaattacttgcaaatcgtcaattcatacatatgaaattatgttgtaccaaaatagaccaataatcattagtttaaccatgattcatgctattaagtaaaaataagaattacccataagaaaatattacttgaaatcaagagaattaattgaaagagtttttgggctacatgggtggaagaacccattgataaaaatccacataacttagagtaaagcttaaagaaaataaacataatttatcatataatcaaaataatttaggcatgagagtggaaagaatactctcattgaaacatACTTGGAATCTGAAGCGTTACTTagtcgaaggacttaatgaatacacttgaatcctagccttttctccttgttcgagcgttttgtgtactatccggagtatatcaatcaccgaaatagtatttctacacaactaagaactaaaactatattttgagaatgagtaaagaaatgtatagagagaagagttgcctGAGAAAGCTTaataaacaaaatgatgaattaaggtggtatttataggtgtaaaaGCGGgatctaacaataattaaaataattataaagaaaaatctgaaaatttaatggaagattttgatgtcatggatgatgtcaaatggaggactattgatgtcatgagtgatgtcaaatatatctagatctttctatggttggtgagataaagtttcttttaaaagaatacctttttttggagctgcgtttgaacaaaatacttcctcattaggatttggtgtcttcacaTGAATTGTTgttctagaagtctactttcatgtcgttcaagaattaaatgatttggagcatcctacagtgagatgtGCTTTTTCTTCTACAAGCACttcatttcatcacagcaccttgtcttacaataattaatttatttgacctacttaacctctgaaacttaaaatatggtcctcctaaaagttgtagataatgatgttggggttattcagaaatttaaatcacctaatttggaccatcttacgaaacgttatgcccaaaatacagaagttgtatcattttcatcgacaattggaacatcatatacaacgtttttaggggatattacaattGCTCTTCGTACAATTGTTGGTTGAAGTGTTTTCGTCACTTTTTCAGAGCTTTGGCATACTGTGGtaaaaaatttatatcttaTTGTAGATACATATAAAttatgaatggtttgattttttAGAAACTAGACTTCTCAATCTACAACATATCtaaaattaagaatttaatGCCTTCATGACCAttctagataatttttttaagttagCTCTAGATTCTGTCATG
This Solanum dulcamara chromosome 8, daSolDulc1.2, whole genome shotgun sequence DNA region includes the following protein-coding sequences:
- the LOC129901051 gene encoding putative pentatricopeptide repeat-containing protein At1g12700, mitochondrial; this encodes MKRISLRNGNAIPFISFFPNSHSASAITVKGKVGLNSSNFDKVKSLDDAVNLFNQMVRMKPLPSVVDFSKLFKNMISMKHYSAVLSLFREMQKLGIPISEFILSGVINSYCLMHRSDYAFSVLPIYLKSGIPFDVVTFTTLIRGIFAENKIKDAVELFKKLVREKICEPNEVMYSTVMKGLSKRGHTEKTLSLLRLMEQGSTKPNIYIYTIAVDALCKDGNLDAAITLLNEMKQRGILPDVVTYSSLIDGLCRMGQWGKVKILLSEMVNHNIYPNVLTFNILIDGLCKEGKVEDAEEVMKHMVEKGVEPNIITYNAIMDGYCLRGQLDRARRIFDILIDKGIEPSSFSYSILINGYCKNKNLAKAMQLFCEISQKGSKPDIVTYNTILQGLFEVGRTGEAKQIYGEMLFAGTKPNVYTHAILLNGYFKCGLVEEAMSLFNKLERSREYTNNAFYNVVINGLCKNGKLNEAHAVFEKLSFLGLFPDVRTYTVMINGFCLEGLFDEAKDILRKMEDNGCSPNNVTYNVILQGFLRCNKIIEMTSFMKEMAGRGFSFDATTTEFLVNIVRENPSVLDMIPELHSKNKK